The DNA sequence GAACACGCCACGCCGCCGCTCGGGGCCCGGCTCGTCCGGGACGTACCGGGCGCCGCGCAGCGCGGCCGCCAGGTCGGCGAGGAGTGGCACGTTCCGGCGGTCGTCCATGTGGCGCAGCGCGACCACGCCGACCGTGATCGCGAGCAGCGCGCCGATCACCAGCACGAGGTTCGGGCCGCCGAAGGTGTACGACACGGTCGGGGCGAGCCGGTAGGTGTGCTGGCCGAACAGCGCGGCGAGGGCCGGGGCCACGGCGACCACGACGAGCAGCACGACCCGGGCGAGCGACTGGAGGAACGCGAAGGTACGGCCGCGCAGCCCGTCCTCGACCTCCAGGCCGATCAGCGTGTAGCCGATGATCCACGCGATGCCCGCGCACGCGCCCAGCGCCACGGTGAGCACCGTGACCACCACCATGTTCGTGATCAGCGCGATCGCCGTGAGCACCAGGCCCGCGGCCACGATCGCCAGCCCGAACAGGCGGCGCCGGGACAGCTCGCGCAGCAGCCGCAGCCCGAAGAACATGCCGAGCGCCATGCCCGCGAACACCGCGGCGAACACCGCGCCGTACGCCGGGTCGCCGCCGCCCAGCGCGGCCACGTACAGCCGGGCCACGCCGATCACCGCGCCGCCCGCGGCGAACGCCCCGGCCATGCCGATCACCAGGCCGCGCACCAGCGGGGTGCGGCCCACGTACCGCCAGCCGTCGGCGATCTGGCGGAGCACCGAGGGTGCGGAGATCGCGCGCCGCGGGATGTCCTTCAGCGTGAAGATCAGGATCGCGGAGACCCAGTACGCGAGCGCGTTGACGTACAGGGCGAGGCTCGCCGGCTCGGCCGCGAACGACGGCACCGCGCCGCCGAGCATCTCGGCGACGAGCGACAGCACCGAGAACAGCGCCGCGGCGAGCGGGGCCGTGCCGTACGTGACGAGGAGGTTGAACCGGTTCGCCTCCTCCAGCTGGTCCTTCGGCACCAGGTTGGGGACGGTCGCGTCCTTGGCCGGCACCCAGAACAGGTTCACGCACTCGAGCAGGACCGTGGCGACCAGCATCCACCGGTAGCTGCCGACGAGCGGGATCGACAGCACCACGGCGAACCGGGCCACGTCCGCGACGACCATGGTGAGCCGCCGGTCGAACCGGTCGGCCACCGCCCCGGCGATCGGGCCGAGCAGTACGGCGGGCAGCATCTTCGCCAGGAACACGCCGCCGATCGCCAGGCTCTGCACCTGGAACCCGGAGTCCCGGGTGAAGTGGCTCGCCAGCGCGGTGAGCGCGATCAGGTTGAGCCAGTCGCCGAGGCTGCACACCGACATCGCCGTCCACAGCTTGCGGAACGGCGCGTTGGCCAGCACGTGCGGGCGCCTCCGCCGTGTGGCGGGCCGGCCGGGGGTGGTCATGGGTATCAGGTTATCGGTGCGCCGACCCGCCCCGGTATCGATCGCAGCGGCCCGGCTACGGCTGGTTGGCGGCGGCCTTGGCCCGGCCCCGCTTGGTCGTGGTGCCGCGGGCCCGGCGCTCGGCGAGCAGCTCGGCCGCGCGCTGCACGGTGATCTCCTCGACCGTGTCGCCCTTGCGCAGCGACGCGTTCGTCTCGCCGTCGGTGACGTACGGGCCGAACCGGCCCTCCTTCACCACGATCGGCCGCTTGGAGTTCGGGTCCTCGCCGAGCTCGCGCAGCGGCGCGGCGGACGCGGCGCGGCCGCGGCCCCGCTGCTTGGGCTGGGCGAACAGTTCCTTGGCCTGCTCGAGGGTGATGGTGAACAGCTCCTCCTCGGAGGAGAGCGACCGCGAGTCCGAGCCCTTCTTCACGTACGGGCCGAACTTGCCGTTGTGCGCGGTGACCTCCTCGCCGTCGAGCTCGCCGAGCACGCGAGGCAGCGAAAGCAGCTTGAGCGCGTCCTCGAGCGTGATCGTCTCCAGCGACATCGACTTGAACAGCGAGGCGGTGCGCGGCTTGGCCGCGCCCTTCTTCGCCTTGCCGGTGCCGTTCGCCTCGGCCTCCTCCGGGAGGATCTCGGTGACGTACGGCCCGAAGCGGCCGCTCTTCGCCACGATGATCCGCCCGGTCTCCGGGTCCACGCCGAGCTCGCGCTCGCCGCTCGGCTGGGCGAACAGCTCCTCGGCCTTCTCCGCGGTGAGCTCGTCCGGGGCGAGGTTCTCCGGCACGTTCACCCGCACGCCGTTCCGCTCCAGGTACGGCCCGTAGCGGCCGACCCGGATCACGATGTCGCTGCCCTTGATCGGGAACGAGCTGATCTCCTTGGCGTCGATGTCGCCGAGGTCGCTCACCAGGTCCTTGAGGCCGACGTCGCCGTCGTCGCCGTAGTAGAAGTGGCGCAGCCAGCGCACCCGCTCGGTCTCGCCGCGGGCGATCGCGTCGAGGCACTCCTCCATGCGCGCGGTGAACTCGTAGTCCACCAGGTTGCCGAAGTGCTGCTCGAGCAGGTTGACCACGGCGAACGCGAGGAACGACGGCACCAGCGCGGTGCCCTTCTTGAACACGTAGCCGCGGTCGAGGATCGTCCCGATGATCGACGCGTACGTCGACGGGCGGCCGATCTCCCGGTCCTCCAGCTCCTTGACGAGCGAGGCCTCGGTGTACCGGGCCGGCGGGCGGGTGGTGTGGCCCTCGGCGGCGAGCTCGCGGGCGGCGAGCACCTGGCCCTCGGCGAGGGTGGGCAGCCGCCGCTCGGAGTCGTCCCGGTCGGTCGACGGGTCGTCGGCGCCCTCCACGTACGCCTTGAGGAAGCCGTGGAACGTGATCGTGCGGCCGCTCGCGCTGAACTCCACGGCCTCGCCGGTGCTCGAGACGCCGCCGACCTTCACGCTCACCGACTCACCGGTGGCGTCCTTCATCTGGGAGGCGACGGTGCGCTGCCAGATCAGCTCGTACAGGCGGAACTCGTCGCCCTGCAGCCCGGTCTCGGCCGGGGTGCGGAACTCCTCACCGGCCGGGCGGATCGCCTCGTGCGCCTCCTGGGCGTTCTTCACCTTGCTGGTGTAGACGCGCGGCTTGTCGGACACGTAGGCCGGGCCGTACAGCTTGAGCGCCTGGCGGCGGGCGGCGGCGACCGCGGTCTCCGACAGCGTGATGCTGTCGGTACGCATGTAGGTGATGTAGCCGTTCTCGTACAGCCGCTGCGCCACCTGCATCGTGTACTTGGCCGAGAAGCCGAGCTTGCGGCTCGCCTCCTGCTGCAGGGTCGTGGTCCGGAACGGCGCGTACGGCTTGCGCGTGTACGGCTTGCGCTCGATCGAGGTGACGGTGAACGTGGCCCCGGCGAGCCGGTCGGCGAGGCCGCGGGCGGCCTGCTCGTCGAGGTGGACGACGTCGGTGGTGCGCAGCGTGCCGTCGCTGGTGAAGTCGCGGCCCTGGGCCACGCGGCGGCCGTCGACCGCGGTGAGCGTCGCGTGGAAGGTGGGCGTCTCCTCGTCCGGGCGCCGGGTGTCGAACAGCGCGCGGATGTCCCAGTAGCCCGCGGGGGTGAACGCCATGCGCTCCCGCTCGCGCTCGACCACGAGGCGGGTGGCCACCGACTGCACCCGGCCGGCGGACAGCCGCGGCTTGACCTTCTTCCACAGGACCGGGCTCACCTCGTAGCCGTAGAGGCGGTCGAGGATGCGCCGGGTCTCCTGGGCGTCGACGAGCCGCAGGTTGAGGTCGCGCGGGTTCGCCACCGCCTCCCGGATCGCCTGCGGGGTGATCTCGTGGAAGACCATGCGCCGCACCGGCACCTTGGGCTTGAGCACCTCGCGCAGGTGCCAGGCGATCGCCTCCCCCTCGCGGTCCTCGTCGGTGGCGAGGTAGAGCTCGTCGGCGTCCTTCAGGAGCTGCTTGAGCTTGGTGACCTGGGCCTTCTTGTCGGGGTTGACGATGTAGAGAGGTTCGAAGTCGTGCTCCACGTTGACGCCAAGCCGGGCCCACGGCTCCCCTTTGTACTTCTCGGGGATGTCCTCGGCCTTCTCGGGCAGGTCGCGGATGTGACCGATGCTCGACTCCACGATGTAGCCGCGCCCGAGGTAACCGGCGATCGTCTTCGCCTTAGCGGGCGACTCGACGATCACCAGCCGGGTTCCGTCGGCCTTCCCGTCCTTGGCTGGCACGCTACTTCCTACCTCGCTTGCTCAGGTCGCTCCCGTGGGCCCGTGGCGGGTCCGCCGGGAATCCTCGTCCGGGTGTCGCTAACCAGGGTTCCCTCCCACACGGGTTACCCCGTCCCCTCCCGGAAACTCCACTCCCATTGATATTCACGAGGGAGCAGAATAGAGCCCAGAGGGTTCCGTAGTCCCGCAGGCCACCTCTGGGAGACTAATCGCTGTGGTCGAGTACTCCTACTTGGATCTGTACTTCTCGCGGGATACCTCGCGGGAGGACGCCCGCAGGGTCCTCACCGATCACGCGGAGTACGGCGACTGGGAACTGTACCGGCTGAGACGTTATCCCGACGGCAGGAGGCACGTACGCCTGCGCCGGAAGATCATCAGGGTGGTCCGCACGATGTGATCGACGCTGATCGTTCCCGCGCGGCTCTCCCGGCGTGATCCTCCCGCCGGTGCCGGTCCCTGTGCCGTCTTCCGTCCCCAAGCGCCCGAGTATAGGGAATCGCGCGCCGTGATGTGATATCGCCGAGGACAGGGCTTTGCCCGTCCCGGGCCGCGCCCCCGGAACGGGCAAAGCGTCTGGGCTCCCGGCCGCGCCGTGCGCGGGCGCGGCCGGGATCGGTCGTGCCGCCGAGAGCCGCGGCCGGCCCCGGTGGGCACCGCACCGGGTACGGCACGGCGGCTGCGCGGTCTCGGCCTGGCCGGCGGTTACCTGCGGCCGAAGCGGAACCGGCGGGTGAACGCGAAGAACGCGGTCGTGGCCGCGAACAGGGTGCCGAGGGCCATGGTGAGGAAGGCACCGGCGTCCATCCCGGCGGGCTTGGCCGTCTCCTCGGCGCTCACCAGCTTGATCGGCAGGATGTCGGTGGCCGACCCGCCGGACGCGGGCGCCTTGCCGATCGGGAGGTTCGACACCAGCGGCAGGTTGGGCAGCTCGGTGAGGCCGCCCGGCAGCGGGGCGAGCTGGCCCGGGAGCTGCGGGACGCCGCCGGGCACCGGCACGAGCCTGTGACCGGTCGCCTTCGGCAGCTTGGGACGGCCCGGCTGGACCGGGTGGGCCGCCTTCTTGGCGGGCTTGACCGGCGCGGCCGAGAGCAGGCCGGCGTGGTGCACCTTGCGCAGGCCGCGCGCGCTGGAGGAGACGACCTTGGCGCTGCCGAGGCACCCGGCGGCGGCGTCGCCGAGGACCGCGACCGCGTTGCCGCAGGCGTTCACCGGCGCGGTGATCGGGGCGACGATCTGGTTGCCGCCGAGGATGCTGCCGACGCCCGAGGTGCGGTTGCCACCCGCGCCGGAGCCGCCGCCCACGACCTTGGCGCCGCCGAGGCAGGCGGCCTCGGAGCGGCCGAGCACCGCCACCGCGTTGCCGCACACGTTGACCGGGGCGGTGATCGGGGCGACGATCTGGTTGCCGCCGAG is a window from the Thermopolyspora flexuosa genome containing:
- the tmk gene encoding dTMP kinase, encoding MTTPGRPATRRRRPHVLANAPFRKLWTAMSVCSLGDWLNLIALTALASHFTRDSGFQVQSLAIGGVFLAKMLPAVLLGPIAGAVADRFDRRLTMVVADVARFAVVLSIPLVGSYRWMLVATVLLECVNLFWVPAKDATVPNLVPKDQLEEANRFNLLVTYGTAPLAAALFSVLSLVAEMLGGAVPSFAAEPASLALYVNALAYWVSAILIFTLKDIPRRAISAPSVLRQIADGWRYVGRTPLVRGLVIGMAGAFAAGGAVIGVARLYVAALGGGDPAYGAVFAAVFAGMALGMFFGLRLLRELSRRRLFGLAIVAAGLVLTAIALITNMVVVTVLTVALGACAGIAWIIGYTLIGLEVEDGLRGRTFAFLQSLARVVLLVVVAVAPALAALFGQHTYRLAPTVSYTFGGPNLVLVIGALLAITVGVVALRHMDDRRNVPLLADLAAALRGARYVPDEPGPERRRGVFIAFEGGEGSGKTTQARMLAIWLRDQGYDVEQTREPGATKVGMRLRAILLDAAHQGLSARAETMLYAADRAEHVEKVIRPALERGAIVVSDRYVDSSLAYQGAGRALDQQDVARINEWATGGLVPDLTIVVDVPPEVGLARFASPADRIEAEPLEFHERVRREFRALAAADPDRYLVVDGTQTPEEIAAIVQDRVREILPDPVPGDAEAATGTMPAIRDRR
- the topA gene encoding type I DNA topoisomerase — its product is MPAKDGKADGTRLVIVESPAKAKTIAGYLGRGYIVESSIGHIRDLPEKAEDIPEKYKGEPWARLGVNVEHDFEPLYIVNPDKKAQVTKLKQLLKDADELYLATDEDREGEAIAWHLREVLKPKVPVRRMVFHEITPQAIREAVANPRDLNLRLVDAQETRRILDRLYGYEVSPVLWKKVKPRLSAGRVQSVATRLVVERERERMAFTPAGYWDIRALFDTRRPDEETPTFHATLTAVDGRRVAQGRDFTSDGTLRTTDVVHLDEQAARGLADRLAGATFTVTSIERKPYTRKPYAPFRTTTLQQEASRKLGFSAKYTMQVAQRLYENGYITYMRTDSITLSETAVAAARRQALKLYGPAYVSDKPRVYTSKVKNAQEAHEAIRPAGEEFRTPAETGLQGDEFRLYELIWQRTVASQMKDATGESVSVKVGGVSSTGEAVEFSASGRTITFHGFLKAYVEGADDPSTDRDDSERRLPTLAEGQVLAARELAAEGHTTRPPARYTEASLVKELEDREIGRPSTYASIIGTILDRGYVFKKGTALVPSFLAFAVVNLLEQHFGNLVDYEFTARMEECLDAIARGETERVRWLRHFYYGDDGDVGLKDLVSDLGDIDAKEISSFPIKGSDIVIRVGRYGPYLERNGVRVNVPENLAPDELTAEKAEELFAQPSGERELGVDPETGRIIVAKSGRFGPYVTEILPEEAEANGTGKAKKGAAKPRTASLFKSMSLETITLEDALKLLSLPRVLGELDGEEVTAHNGKFGPYVKKGSDSRSLSSEEELFTITLEQAKELFAQPKQRGRGRAASAAPLRELGEDPNSKRPIVVKEGRFGPYVTDGETNASLRKGDTVEEITVQRAAELLAERRARGTTTKRGRAKAAANQP
- a CDS encoding DUF5703 family protein; this translates as MVEYSYLDLYFSRDTSREDARRVLTDHAEYGDWELYRLRRYPDGRRHVRLRRKIIRVVRTM